The bacterium DNA segment AGCATTTCGTGCTGGACCTCGATGCGGGCGTTGGCCTCCTGCAATTCGGCCACTCTTTCCCGGTAGCGATCCAGCGCCAGAGCCTTTTCCAGGGCGCTGATGAACGGCCTGGCAAAGGAGTCGAGCAGTGCCAGTCCATCCAGGGAGAGGGACGCCCCCGAAGCGAAATTGTCCACAAGGATGGCTCCGAAGCGGCCTCCCGCTCCCCACATGGGGATCACACCCACCTCCTTCGCTTTCAAAAGGTCACCCAGCCAGGTGGGCCCCGTTCCAGGGCCTGGAGGCAGGATCCGGCAGCCGGTCCCCATCAGCGCTTCTCCCACGGGGTCAGCCAGGTCGGAGGGAAACACCAGCATTTCCAGAAGGGGCGACAGCCGGCGTTTCTGGGTCTCGAACTCCTCCATGGCCCGGCTGAGGATGCGCTCTAACGCCATTTCCTCACGGTGGATGAGTTCCCACTCCTGCCACGTCTCCTCGGGTGAAAGGGTCCCGATCCCCGAATGCCCCCTCAAGGATCCATCGCCTTCATCCCTGAGAAGGAGAAAGGCACGGTTGTACCCGAACATGTGGCCGGCCGTGATAACGGTGAGCAGGAGAGCGCTGATCTCCTCGAACTTCTCGGCGCTGCCCAGGAAACCGTCGATCTTGTTCCTGACCGCCATGGCCTCCGCCAGGCTGTTATAGGCTTCAAGAAGCCCGCTCCGCTCAAGCTCGTCTTCAGGCCGGAGATCACCCTCAAGCTCTCCCGGAACTTCCAGAGGCCGGGCGGCCAGGGCACGCCGGAAAACGTTCAGAAACTCCTTGTCCATGGTTCCGGTACTCCGCATCAGGAAAGATGTCGGTAACAGGCATAATGATAGCACAAGGGGTTGATCGTGTTGCTGTCTTTTTCGGGATCACCCCGCAATTTCCCCGAATGAAACCGGTATTGATGAAAGCTTCGCAAAAAAAGATGAGATGGAGAGGTGACCGGCAGGAGCTAATTCGGACTTCGTTCCTCGATCTTCGCGCCGGCGCTGCCGCTCGGTCTCATCCCCTTGACCCTCATCTTGACCCTGGTGACTCCCTTCCATGTCTGGACCTCGGGGACCACCGCCAGGTCCATCAGCCCGGAGAGCCTTTCCATCTCGTGGGCCTGGCGGAAAGCGATGGCATTCACGATGGCGCCGTTCTGCTTCACGTTGAAGCTGAGGTGATCCCCGCCCACGATACGGGGATCGACGACCTGGACCGCCTTGAGCAGAACCACGGGCTCCGGGTTCCCGGCCCCGAAGGGAGAGAGGCCATGGAACTGCTGCACTTCGAACAGACCGAGTTCGTCAAGGCGGGTCTCGGCGTCGAGGGTCATGACCGGGATGAACCCGTCTTTCGGCACCATTTCCCGGACAACCTCCTCGAACCGCTCCCTGAATTCATCGATCTTCTCCGGGTCCAGCTTGACCCCGGCCGCGTACTTGTGACCGCCGAACTCCAGGAGCAGGTCCCGGCACTGGGAAAGTCCCTGGAAGAGATGTAATTTCGGGATCCCGCGGGCCGAACCTTTCAGCACCCCGTTTTCCAGGCACAGGAGCACAGTGGGCCTGTAATACCTCTCCATGAGCCGTGACGCCACGATACCCACGACTCCGGGATGCCAGTCCGGCGAGCTGAGCACGATGCTCCGCCTGCCATCCAGCGTCCCGCCGGCCAGGATCTGGTCCACCGCCTCCGAGTAGATCTTTTCCTCGATACGCTGGCGCTCCACGTTTTCCACGTCAAGGTAGCCGGCCAGGCGGTCAGCGTCCTCCCTGCTGTCTGTCGTCAAGAGCCGTACACAGGCGGAAGCATCCGACAGCCTGCCGGCCGCGTTGATCTTGGGGGCCAGCCGGTAGGCCACCGCGGAGGAGTCGACCTGTCCCGGAGTGACACCGCACACGTCCAGCAGAGTCCTGATCCCCAGCCGGGGGTTGAGGTTGATCTGCTCGAGCCCGGCCCGGACGAGGATACGGTTGAGACCGGTCAGGGGCACGATATCCGCTATGGTCCCCACTGCCACGAGGTCGAGGTAGTCCACAAGGGACGGTTCCTCCCTGCCCTCGAAAAAGCCCCTGTCCCGGAGCCCTTTACGCAGACCGGCCACCAGGTAGAAAGCAAGGCCGACGCCCGCCAGGGACTTGTAGGGGAAAGAGCAGTCGGTAAGCAACGGGTTGATGAGCGCTGCCGCCTCGGGAAGGGTACCCGGAGGTTCGTGGTGATCCGTCACGATGACGTCCATCCCCAGGGAGCCGGCGAAGGCGATCTCATCGACCGAAGAGATGCCGCAGTCCACGGTGATAACGAGGCTTATCCCCTGCTCTCCGAACTTTCTTAGGCTCTCCAGGTTGACACCATACCCCTCCTCCACCCGGTTGGGGATGTAATAGTACGTGGAAAAACCGAGGTCCCTGAGAAAAAGAAGGATGAGGGAAGTGGCCGTAACCCCGTCCACGTCGTAGTCTCCGTAAACCAGGACTTTCTCTTCCCGGTCCATGGCATCCACGATCCTCTGGACGGCCTTGTCCATATCATAAAGGAGGTACGGATCCGCGAGATCCCCCAGGTGGGAGTTAAGAAACCCGCGGGCCATCTCCACATCTTCAAACCCGCGGTTCATGAGGAGCTGTCCCACCAGGGGGGTTGTGCCAAGAGCATCCGCAAGGGCCCGGGCCTTTTCCGGATCCTGCTGCCTTACCTCCCATTTTTTTTGGTCGACAGTCATAATATTTTCCAGTTCGAAGCGCAAAGCTCCAGGCGCGAGGCATCGTTTCCTTTCGCTCTTCGCTCATCGTACTTCGTTCTGACTTATCACATTATCAGCGAAGTGATGATGACCGCAACCATGGTGGCCGCGACCATCATCTTGGCAACCGTGCCCTTGAGCCTCCCCGTCAGCGCTCCCAGGGCCGCCCGGGCGGCATCAGCGCGGTCGTGTCCTCCCCCCAACGCCACGATAAAAACCGCGCACCAGGCCCCGACGGCCATTCCCGGGATGGCCCCGAGACCGAAAAGGACCGGGGCTCCGAGCAGACCGCCCGCGAGAGCGCCCACGATGGATGCCGCGACACCGCCCCTGACCTCGGGTCCGGACCTGGCACCCCTGATGGCGGTGAAAAACTCCAGGAACTCCCCGGTGACGGCCATGATGAGCAGGACGATGAGGGTGTGATATTCCAGCCATGCGGGACCGGTCGCCCACCGGAACAAGGCGGCGCCGGCCAGCAGCAGCCAGGTCCCGGGCAGGCCCAGCAACTGAAGCGGGAGCGCCAGGATGAGGACGCTCCCGAAGAGAAGCCAGGTGAGGAAGGTCAGCAATGCTATCCCTGTCTGGCGGAGGTCCTGGCTGCCCTTTCACCCCGCCCTCCCAGAAGGAGCATGGGGCTGGCAATGTATATGGACGAGTAAGTGCCGACCACGACGCCCACCAGCAGGGCGAAGGAGAAGTCGTGGATCACCTCCCCGCCCAGGACGAACAGGCAGATGACAACGAGCAGGGTGGTCCCCGAGGTGA contains these protein-coding regions:
- the recJ gene encoding single-stranded-DNA-specific exonuclease RecJ; amino-acid sequence: MTVDQKKWEVRQQDPEKARALADALGTTPLVGQLLMNRGFEDVEMARGFLNSHLGDLADPYLLYDMDKAVQRIVDAMDREEKVLVYGDYDVDGVTATSLILLFLRDLGFSTYYYIPNRVEEGYGVNLESLRKFGEQGISLVITVDCGISSVDEIAFAGSLGMDVIVTDHHEPPGTLPEAAALINPLLTDCSFPYKSLAGVGLAFYLVAGLRKGLRDRGFFEGREEPSLVDYLDLVAVGTIADIVPLTGLNRILVRAGLEQINLNPRLGIRTLLDVCGVTPGQVDSSAVAYRLAPKINAAGRLSDASACVRLLTTDSREDADRLAGYLDVENVERQRIEEKIYSEAVDQILAGGTLDGRRSIVLSSPDWHPGVVGIVASRLMERYYRPTVLLCLENGVLKGSARGIPKLHLFQGLSQCRDLLLEFGGHKYAAGVKLDPEKIDEFRERFEEVVREMVPKDGFIPVMTLDAETRLDELGLFEVQQFHGLSPFGAGNPEPVVLLKAVQVVDPRIVGGDHLSFNVKQNGAIVNAIAFRQAHEMERLSGLMDLAVVPEVQTWKGVTRVKMRVKGMRPSGSAGAKIEERSPN
- a CDS encoding DUF456 family protein, which gives rise to MLTFLTWLLFGSVLILALPLQLLGLPGTWLLLAGAALFRWATGPAWLEYHTLIVLLIMAVTGEFLEFFTAIRGARSGPEVRGGVAASIVGALAGGLLGAPVLFGLGAIPGMAVGAWCAVFIVALGGGHDRADAARAALGALTGRLKGTVAKMMVAATMVAVIITSLIM